In one window of Lacticaseibacillus casei DSM 20011 = JCM 1134 = ATCC 393 DNA:
- a CDS encoding RbsD/FucU family protein, with product MLKHIPKQLSPALVEALMEMGHGDEILLADANYPARTNNARVIRADGLTIPTLLQGILTLMPLDPYADYQAVVQAVVPGDKNVPEGEPPVWHDYRAELAKAFPGFHLKSLERFDFYDHSKQCFAIVQTGEQALYGNLILKKGVIA from the coding sequence ATGCTGAAGCATATTCCAAAACAGTTGTCACCGGCGCTGGTTGAGGCGCTGATGGAGATGGGGCATGGCGACGAGATTTTGTTGGCGGATGCTAATTATCCGGCGCGAACGAATAATGCGCGGGTGATTCGGGCTGATGGGCTGACGATTCCGACGTTGTTGCAAGGCATTCTGACGCTGATGCCGCTGGATCCGTACGCGGATTATCAGGCGGTGGTGCAAGCGGTTGTGCCGGGTGACAAGAACGTCCCGGAAGGTGAGCCGCCGGTCTGGCACGACTATCGCGCCGAGCTCGCCAAGGCGTTTCCGGGCTTTCACCTGAAGTCGCTGGAGCGGTTTGATTTTTACGATCATTCCAAGCAGTGCTTTGCCATTGTGCAAACTGGTGAGCAGGCGCTGTACGGGAATTTGATTTTGAAAAAGGGTGTCATTGCATAG
- a CDS encoding sugar porter family MFS transporter: MGTTSKQPVTKPATKPIVYLFAILGGFAGLLYGYDSGAISLALPSITTAFGLNSAEKGLVVSFLLFGALPSIVVFTAMEKKIERRNVLVLGGIIFIAGSIFSALSTDTVMLMIARFVLGVAAGIANMYGLIYLSELAPAHIRGLMSSLYQLSVNVGILAAYAVGAYNLPTDSWRWTLGLGAVPAAVFAIGMMLSPQSPRWLIRDQKVDKARKVLKRVRATDDEVESEIQDIQDSLKSQEAGMRELFGAFRPAMLLLFTLTFFQVFTGINAAVYYAPEIFHNLGMANASIIADFAVGSALVISTLMSLPFIDRLGRKKLLEISLAGQVPPAIVLCLWSNDATIAIIAIFVYVFAFEFGLGPVFWSYVPEILPLKARALGMGVITFTQYLFNGLLSLIFPMMLEAMGINVFYIFAALSALAVVYIHRNVLETKGRTLEDIEHYWETKHA; the protein is encoded by the coding sequence ATGGGGACGACATCGAAGCAACCTGTCACCAAACCGGCAACGAAACCGATTGTGTACCTGTTTGCCATTCTGGGCGGTTTTGCCGGGCTGTTATATGGCTACGATTCAGGCGCCATTTCGCTGGCCTTGCCATCGATTACCACCGCATTCGGCTTAAATTCAGCAGAAAAAGGCCTAGTTGTTTCGTTTCTGCTGTTCGGCGCGTTGCCGTCTATCGTTGTTTTTACCGCGATGGAAAAGAAAATTGAACGACGTAATGTTTTAGTCCTCGGCGGGATCATTTTTATCGCCGGCAGTATTTTCAGCGCGTTATCAACGGATACGGTGATGTTGATGATTGCCCGCTTTGTCCTCGGGGTTGCGGCGGGGATCGCCAATATGTATGGCCTGATCTATCTTTCTGAATTGGCGCCAGCGCATATTCGCGGGTTAATGTCGTCGCTTTACCAATTGAGTGTCAATGTCGGGATTCTGGCGGCTTATGCTGTTGGTGCCTATAACCTGCCGACTGATAGTTGGCGGTGGACGCTGGGTCTCGGGGCAGTGCCAGCAGCGGTTTTTGCGATTGGCATGATGTTATCGCCGCAAAGTCCGCGTTGGTTGATTCGTGATCAGAAAGTTGACAAGGCGCGTAAGGTTTTAAAACGGGTGCGCGCCACTGACGATGAAGTCGAATCGGAAATTCAGGACATTCAAGACAGTTTGAAGTCCCAAGAAGCCGGGATGCGTGAGCTGTTTGGCGCCTTTAGACCGGCGATGTTGTTGCTGTTTACCTTGACCTTTTTCCAGGTGTTTACCGGTATCAACGCCGCGGTGTATTATGCACCCGAGATTTTCCACAACTTAGGGATGGCCAATGCCAGTATCATCGCCGATTTCGCAGTCGGTAGCGCCTTGGTGATTTCAACCTTGATGTCGCTGCCGTTTATTGATCGGTTGGGGCGGAAAAAGTTACTGGAAATCAGTCTCGCCGGTCAAGTGCCGCCTGCTATTGTGCTATGTCTGTGGTCTAACGATGCCACGATTGCGATCATTGCGATCTTCGTGTATGTCTTTGCTTTCGAGTTTGGATTAGGACCGGTCTTTTGGTCATATGTGCCGGAGATTCTTCCACTAAAAGCGCGGGCGTTGGGGATGGGCGTCATTACGTTTACGCAGTATCTGTTTAATGGCCTACTGTCGTTGATTTTCCCGATGATGCTGGAAGCGATGGGCATTAACGTCTTTTACATTTTTGCGGCGTTGTCGGCGCTGGCGGTGGTTTATATTCACCGGAACGTCTTGGAGACTAAGGGGCGGACGTTGGAAGATATCGAACATTATTGGGAAACGAAGCATGCGTGA
- a CDS encoding FGGY-family carbohydrate kinase, whose amino-acid sequence MVDQGEMVDFGKMTAEAQAAESLHSYIDPNHPLFTGPSRMEEKIEAFLHQTGQPLPQSRGQLMRTVLESLAMTYRQTLFNLEQAAEKPLTKIHMFGGGIQNQLLVQLTADLTQMPVSAGPIEASVTGNIVSQLLVLKKLAPEDVSATMKRSYTVATIQPEGSADLDAHFKVFQQIVERGKAVAAELPPKMEAK is encoded by the coding sequence ATGGTCGATCAAGGCGAGATGGTTGATTTTGGCAAAATGACCGCAGAAGCGCAGGCGGCTGAATCCCTGCACAGCTACATTGACCCGAATCATCCGTTGTTCACCGGTCCGAGTCGGATGGAAGAAAAGATTGAAGCCTTCCTGCACCAAACCGGTCAGCCGTTGCCGCAAAGTCGCGGTCAGCTGATGCGTACCGTTTTGGAAAGTCTAGCCATGACGTATCGGCAAACCCTTTTCAACTTGGAACAGGCTGCGGAAAAACCGCTGACGAAGATTCATATGTTCGGCGGCGGGATCCAGAATCAGTTGTTAGTGCAGCTAACGGCGGATCTGACCCAAATGCCGGTCAGCGCTGGGCCGATCGAAGCCAGTGTGACTGGGAACATTGTGTCGCAGCTGCTGGTGCTGAAAAAATTAGCGCCGGAAGACGTGTCCGCAACCATGAAGCGGTCATACACCGTTGCGACGATCCAGCCGGAAGGCAGTGCGGATCTTGACGCGCACTTCAAGGTGTTTCAACAGATTGTCGAACGAGGCAAGGCAGTAGCGGCTGAGTTACCACCAAAAATGGAGGCGAAGTGA
- a CDS encoding rhamnulokinase has translation MAITNLIAVDLGASSGRLISGQFDGDQIHLKEQFRFSNQPVAVNGHLYWDYLKIFQEIKYGLAIARRDLGRIDGMSIDTWGVDYGILSQRGELLFAPHSYRDSRTDAVKKAFYQRMSPCKLFLETGNQAAMINTNVQLFADVTRYPFLLTEGADVLMMPNLIGYFFTGVKQTDFTIASTSGLLDVANRDWDEAVLHKLGIPRSWFGQLVTGGAVLGPLRPEIQAELQLNDDMQVINGVGHDTAAAVLALPLTSEDWQQTAFISCGTWSIIGRKTVKPIVSLAAADAGLTNEGCFDGSNRLLQNVTGLWIVQELQREWSIKARWLILAK, from the coding sequence ATGGCAATAACAAATTTAATTGCCGTCGATCTGGGCGCGAGTTCCGGTCGCTTGATTTCCGGCCAGTTTGATGGTGACCAAATTCACTTAAAAGAGCAGTTTCGCTTTTCCAACCAGCCAGTGGCGGTGAATGGCCATCTGTACTGGGATTATCTGAAAATTTTCCAGGAAATCAAGTATGGCCTGGCCATTGCGCGGCGGGATCTTGGGCGGATCGACGGCATGAGTATTGATACTTGGGGCGTTGATTATGGCATCCTGAGTCAACGCGGTGAGCTGTTATTTGCCCCGCACAGTTACCGAGATTCGCGAACCGACGCCGTCAAAAAGGCATTTTATCAGCGCATGAGTCCGTGCAAGCTGTTTCTGGAAACCGGTAATCAGGCGGCCATGATCAACACCAATGTGCAGCTTTTTGCCGATGTGACCCGTTATCCATTTTTGCTGACGGAAGGCGCGGATGTGTTGATGATGCCGAATCTGATTGGGTATTTCTTCACCGGGGTCAAACAGACCGATTTTACGATTGCCAGCACAAGTGGTTTGCTTGATGTTGCCAATCGTGACTGGGATGAAGCGGTTTTGCACAAGCTAGGCATTCCGCGGAGCTGGTTTGGTCAGCTGGTGACAGGCGGCGCCGTGCTGGGACCATTGCGGCCGGAGATTCAGGCGGAGTTGCAGCTAAATGATGATATGCAGGTCATCAATGGTGTCGGGCATGATACCGCCGCGGCGGTGTTGGCGCTGCCGCTGACGTCGGAAGATTGGCAACAAACCGCGTTTATCAGTTGCGGTACCTGGTCCATCATCGGCCGCAAAACCGTCAAGCCGATCGTGTCGCTGGCGGCAGCCGATGCCGGCTTGACCAATGAGGGCTGCTTTGACGGTAGCAATCGCCTATTACAAAACGTGACCGGCTTGTGGATCGTGCAGGAGTTACAACGGGAATGGTCGATCAAGGCGAGATGGTTGATTTTGGCAAAATGA
- a CDS encoding L-fucose isomerase, whose translation MTNMTFPKIGIRPTIDGRRRGIRESLEDQTMKMAHSVADLLAATLKYPDGSPVQTVISDTTIGGVKEAAMSKEKFDRAGVCGTITVTPCWCYGSETMDMSPDLPHAIWGFNGTERPGAVYLAAVLAAHAQKGIPAFGIYGHDVQDADDTSIPDDVKTKLIRFAKGALATGIMRNKSYLSIGSVAMGIAGSTVDPDFFQEYLGMRNEYVDMTEIVRRWDEGIYDKEEFEKALAWAEKNTPIGPDIYNEDDPNKFTDEQKHEQLVACVKMTMIARDLMDGNKKLADMGFKEEAEGHNVIAAGFQGQRQWTDHFPNGDYMEAFMNSQYDWNGIHQPHVFATENDSLNATSMLFNYLLTNTPQIFADVRTYWSPEAVERVTGTKLEGLAKNGFLHLSNSGAQTLDATGQETIDGQPAIKPFYDLSEEEAQANLDHTRWIPANIGYFRGSGFSSNYVTRGGEKGMPVTMARLNLVKGVGPELQVAEGYAVDLPENVFDIINKRTDPGWPSTFFVPILTGHGAFKSVYDVMDNWGANHGAISYGHIGADLITLASILRIPVNMHNVPEADIFRPRAWSSLGTENLEAADFNACKNFGPLYK comes from the coding sequence ATGACAAACATGACATTCCCGAAGATTGGTATTCGTCCGACGATTGATGGTCGGCGGCGTGGCATTCGTGAATCATTGGAAGATCAGACGATGAAGATGGCGCATTCGGTGGCGGATCTTTTGGCGGCGACGCTTAAATATCCGGATGGCTCGCCGGTGCAGACGGTGATTTCCGACACGACCATTGGCGGCGTTAAAGAAGCCGCAATGTCGAAAGAAAAATTCGATCGCGCCGGAGTTTGTGGCACGATTACGGTGACCCCATGCTGGTGCTACGGCAGCGAAACGATGGATATGTCACCGGACCTGCCGCACGCGATTTGGGGCTTCAATGGTACCGAGCGTCCCGGCGCCGTTTATCTGGCGGCCGTGTTAGCGGCGCATGCTCAGAAAGGGATTCCGGCGTTCGGCATTTATGGTCATGATGTGCAAGACGCCGACGATACCAGCATTCCTGACGATGTCAAAACCAAACTGATTCGGTTTGCCAAAGGTGCGCTGGCGACCGGCATCATGCGCAACAAGAGTTACCTGTCGATCGGTAGTGTTGCGATGGGAATTGCCGGCTCGACCGTTGACCCTGATTTCTTCCAGGAATACTTAGGCATGCGTAACGAATATGTGGACATGACGGAAATTGTTCGCCGCTGGGACGAAGGCATTTATGATAAGGAAGAATTCGAAAAGGCCTTGGCCTGGGCCGAAAAGAATACCCCGATTGGCCCAGACATTTACAACGAAGACGATCCGAACAAATTTACTGACGAACAAAAACATGAGCAACTTGTTGCCTGTGTAAAAATGACCATGATTGCTCGTGACCTCATGGATGGCAATAAGAAACTTGCCGACATGGGCTTCAAGGAAGAAGCAGAAGGGCACAACGTGATTGCGGCCGGCTTCCAAGGGCAACGGCAGTGGACGGATCATTTTCCTAATGGCGACTACATGGAAGCCTTCATGAATTCCCAGTATGACTGGAATGGCATTCATCAGCCGCATGTTTTTGCGACCGAAAACGATTCGTTGAATGCGACATCCATGTTGTTCAACTACCTGTTGACCAATACGCCGCAGATTTTTGCCGATGTGCGGACGTACTGGAGCCCTGAAGCCGTTGAGCGTGTCACTGGCACCAAACTTGAAGGATTAGCCAAGAATGGATTCTTGCATCTTTCTAACTCCGGTGCCCAAACGCTTGATGCAACCGGTCAGGAGACAATTGACGGCCAGCCGGCGATCAAGCCGTTCTATGACTTGAGCGAAGAAGAAGCGCAGGCCAATCTTGACCACACTCGCTGGATTCCAGCGAACATTGGCTACTTCCGTGGCAGTGGCTTTTCATCTAACTATGTCACCCGCGGCGGTGAAAAGGGCATGCCAGTCACCATGGCCCGCCTGAATCTGGTCAAGGGTGTGGGTCCGGAATTACAAGTGGCAGAAGGCTATGCCGTTGATTTACCGGAAAATGTTTTCGACATCATTAACAAGCGGACCGATCCGGGTTGGCCATCAACGTTCTTTGTACCGATTTTAACCGGTCATGGTGCCTTTAAGTCGGTTTATGACGTGATGGACAACTGGGGAGCCAACCACGGGGCCATTAGCTATGGGCATATCGGTGCTGATTTGATTACCTTAGCTTCGATTTTGCGGATTCCGGTGAATATGCACAATGTTCCTGAAGCCGACATTTTTCGGCCGCGGGCATGGTCGTCACTAGGAACGGAGAATCTCGAAGCGGCAGACTTCAATGCCTGCAAGAACTTTGGTCCGTTATACAAATAG